The Pseudomonas sp. DG56-2 genome contains a region encoding:
- a CDS encoding Lrp/AsnC family transcriptional regulator has product MPTAIDRTDRALLAALQDNARLTVSELADKVALTTSPCWRRVKLLEENGYITGYQAILSPKALGFGVTAFVSIMMDSHSKEMARAFEQRLMEIPEIVACHNISGRYDFLLEILARDLESFGEFAREVLQTLPGVKEIYSSFSFKAVKEKRVIPVSEKHI; this is encoded by the coding sequence ATGCCTACCGCCATCGACCGTACCGACCGCGCATTACTCGCCGCCTTGCAAGACAACGCCCGACTGACTGTTTCCGAACTGGCCGACAAGGTCGCGCTGACCACCTCGCCCTGTTGGCGGCGGGTCAAACTGCTCGAAGAGAATGGCTACATCACCGGCTATCAAGCCATCCTTTCACCCAAGGCATTGGGCTTTGGCGTAACGGCGTTCGTCAGCATCATGATGGATTCGCACTCCAAGGAGATGGCGCGCGCCTTCGAGCAGCGGCTGATGGAGATTCCAGAAATCGTCGCCTGTCACAACATTTCCGGACGCTATGACTTCCTGCTGGAAATTCTTGCACGGGACCTGGAGTCGTTCGGCGAGTTCGCCAGGGAGGTGCTGCAGACACTGCCGGGAGTGAAGGAGATCTACTCGAGTTTCTCGTTCAAGGCAGTAAAGGAGAAACGGGTGATACCGGTTTCGGAAAAACATATTTGA